A section of the Candidatus Latescibacterota bacterium genome encodes:
- a CDS encoding STAS domain-containing protein, whose translation MEIRSTEQGDAVVLSVKGEIEVYSLPEFSRMAEGYLGGPQTLILDLDGLEYIDSSGLGFLVTLHERMERKGQKLRLTNLRNHVGRVFKITRLDQILDIQPEEAPAS comes from the coding sequence ATGGAAATCCGGAGCACCGAGCAGGGCGACGCGGTCGTCCTGAGCGTGAAGGGCGAGATCGAGGTCTACTCGCTGCCCGAGTTCTCACGCATGGCCGAGGGGTATCTGGGGGGACCGCAGACACTGATCCTGGATCTCGACGGCCTGGAGTACATCGACAGCTCGGGCCTCGGCTTCCTGGTCACGCTTCACGAGCGCATGGAGCGCAAGGGGCAGAAGCTGCGCCTGACGAACCTGCGCAACCACGTGGGGCGCGTCTTCAAGATCACGCGGCTGGACCAGATCCTCGACATCCAGCCCGAAGAGGCGCCGGCCAGCTAG
- a CDS encoding flagellar basal body P-ring protein FlgI translates to MQRKRAWILVLTLAATASAAGAAGAARIKDIAAVDGSRGEHVIGYGIVVGLNGTGDGSKTGFTTYSVASMMEKFGHTLDPEQLKLKNVAAVMVTALLPPFSREGGAMDVTVSSLGDASSLEGGVLLMTPLLRQADGLQYAVAQGPISIGGFNVDAGAGNSLRQNHSTVGRIPAGAQMVRDWDGQLVRDNHVELSLHNPDFTTATNVARRINEAMGSEAAQAYGPGRVSVWIPAAYEADRFSFVAQVENLNVDTDLPARVVINERTGTVVVGENVSIKDVAIAHGNLRVEISTNYGASQPAPFGQGETKVLPQVNAAVTDGQGQLAVLNRTNTVEQVARALNELGVSPRDMVAIFQALKEAGALQAELVIM, encoded by the coding sequence ATGCAGCGCAAGCGAGCGTGGATCCTGGTACTGACCCTGGCGGCGACCGCCTCGGCGGCCGGCGCGGCCGGCGCGGCGCGCATCAAGGACATCGCCGCCGTCGACGGCAGCCGGGGCGAGCACGTCATCGGCTACGGCATCGTGGTGGGCCTGAACGGCACCGGCGACGGCAGCAAGACCGGCTTCACCACCTACTCGGTCGCCAGCATGATGGAGAAGTTCGGCCACACCCTGGATCCCGAGCAGCTGAAGCTGAAGAACGTGGCGGCCGTCATGGTGACGGCGCTGCTGCCGCCTTTCAGCCGCGAGGGCGGGGCCATGGACGTCACCGTCTCCAGCCTCGGCGACGCGTCGAGTCTCGAAGGCGGCGTGCTCCTGATGACGCCCCTCCTGCGGCAGGCCGACGGCCTGCAGTACGCGGTGGCGCAGGGCCCCATCTCCATCGGCGGCTTCAACGTGGACGCCGGCGCGGGCAACAGCCTTCGCCAGAACCACAGCACGGTGGGGCGCATCCCCGCCGGGGCGCAGATGGTGCGCGACTGGGACGGCCAGCTCGTCCGCGACAACCACGTGGAGCTGAGCCTGCACAACCCCGACTTCACCACCGCCACCAACGTGGCCAGGCGGATCAACGAGGCCATGGGCAGCGAGGCCGCGCAGGCCTACGGGCCGGGCCGCGTCTCCGTGTGGATCCCGGCGGCCTACGAGGCCGACCGCTTCAGCTTCGTCGCCCAGGTGGAGAACCTGAACGTGGATACGGACCTGCCGGCCCGCGTCGTGATCAACGAGCGGACGGGCACGGTGGTGGTGGGCGAGAACGTCTCGATCAAGGACGTGGCCATCGCGCACGGCAACCTGCGCGTCGAGATCTCCACGAACTACGGCGCGAGTCAGCCGGCGCCCTTCGGGCAGGGCGAGACGAAGGTGCTGCCGCAGGTGAACGCGGCCGTCACCGACGGCCAGGGCCAGCTCGCGGTGCTGAACCGCACCAACACGGTCGAGCAGGTGGCCCGCGCCCTCAACGAGCTGGGCGTGAGCCCGCGCGACATGGTGGCGATTTTCCAGGCCCTCAAGGAAGCCGGCGCGCTGCAGGCCGAGCTGGTGATCATGTAG
- the flgG gene encoding flagellar basal-body rod protein FlgG, whose translation MMRAMSTSASGMRAQQLYVDTIANNLANVNTTGFKASRAEFQDLLYQMISPNQRQAAGASIQPVQVGHGVRLAAVRRMFTQGATQVTGNALDLTITGDGFFRVEQPDGSYAYTRDGSFSMDGEGSLVTAGGLRVAPGFTFPESTDEVGIRRDGLVLVRAAGEETSSELGNLEVYRFANPAGLRALGNNLYGETEASGVAQLGTPGQNGVGAVEAGLLESSNVSVVEEMIRLIEAQRAYELNSKAIQTSEDMLTVTNQLKR comes from the coding sequence ATGATGCGAGCGATGTCCACTTCCGCCAGCGGCATGCGGGCCCAGCAGCTCTACGTGGACACCATCGCCAACAACCTGGCGAACGTGAACACGACCGGCTTCAAGGCCTCCCGGGCGGAGTTCCAGGACCTGCTCTACCAGATGATCTCGCCCAACCAGCGGCAGGCCGCCGGCGCGAGCATCCAGCCGGTGCAGGTCGGCCACGGCGTGCGCCTGGCCGCCGTGCGGCGCATGTTCACGCAGGGCGCCACGCAGGTGACGGGCAACGCGCTCGACCTCACCATCACCGGCGACGGCTTCTTCCGCGTCGAGCAGCCCGACGGCAGCTACGCCTACACGCGCGACGGCAGCTTCTCCATGGACGGCGAGGGCAGCCTCGTCACCGCGGGCGGACTGCGCGTCGCCCCGGGCTTCACCTTTCCCGAGAGCACCGACGAGGTGGGCATCCGGCGCGACGGGCTCGTCCTCGTGCGCGCGGCCGGCGAGGAGACGTCGAGCGAGCTCGGCAATCTCGAGGTCTACCGCTTCGCCAACCCGGCGGGGCTTCGCGCCCTCGGCAACAACCTCTACGGCGAGACCGAGGCCAGCGGCGTCGCCCAGCTGGGCACGCCCGGACAGAACGGCGTGGGCGCCGTGGAGGCGGGCCTGCTCGAATCGAGCAACGTGAGCGTCGTGGAGGAGATGATCCGTCTCATCGAGGCGCAGCGCGCCTACGAACTCAACTCGAAGGCCATCCAGACCTCCGAGGACATGCTGACCGTCACCAACCAGCTCAAGCGCTAG
- a CDS encoding flagellar hook basal-body protein has translation MIKALESSGRAMQVQLRRHELIANNLANVTTPGFKKLFAQVAQETAQPAAPGGAATRRLSVGSATSSVQGPLQSTGNPLDAALMGDGYFEVETPDGPRLSRDGAFSLGPNGELLHSSGNPVLADGSPVRIETVGSILPDGTVLDGDRPVGRLSVVRPVAGSALLRRGDNLLEAPGGTEPVPEGETQVLAGRVEGSNVEAVEEMVDMIRAFRAYEMAQKAAQAADDTLRVAVERVGAVRA, from the coding sequence ATGATCAAGGCGCTGGAGAGCAGCGGCAGGGCCATGCAGGTCCAGCTTCGCCGTCACGAGCTCATCGCCAACAACCTCGCCAACGTGACCACGCCGGGCTTCAAGAAGCTCTTCGCGCAGGTCGCGCAGGAGACCGCGCAGCCCGCGGCGCCCGGCGGCGCCGCGACGCGTCGTCTGAGCGTGGGCAGCGCGACGTCCAGCGTCCAGGGCCCGCTGCAGAGCACGGGCAACCCGCTCGACGCCGCCCTCATGGGCGACGGCTACTTCGAGGTGGAGACGCCCGATGGCCCCCGCCTCAGCCGCGACGGCGCCTTCAGCCTGGGGCCGAACGGCGAGCTGCTCCACTCCTCCGGCAATCCCGTGCTCGCCGACGGGAGTCCCGTTCGCATCGAGACCGTGGGCAGCATCCTGCCCGACGGCACCGTCCTCGACGGCGACCGCCCCGTGGGTCGCCTCTCCGTCGTGCGGCCCGTGGCGGGCAGCGCCCTGCTGCGCCGCGGCGACAACCTCCTCGAAGCCCCCGGCGGCACGGAGCCCGTGCCCGAGGGCGAGACGCAGGTGCTCGCCGGCCGGGTGGAGGGCTCCAACGTCGAAGCGGTGGAGGAGATGGTGGACATGATCCGCGCCTTCCGCGCCTACGAGATGGCCCAGAAGGCGGCCCAGGCCGCCGACGACACCCTGCGGGTGGCGGTGGAGCGCGTGGGCGCCGTGCGCGCCTAG
- the flgA gene encoding flagellar basal body P-ring formation protein FlgA, whose protein sequence is MTRRLAFACLLAVSVATHAWGAEGGRLVLRARVDCGGPSLTLGDLLAQGSAGALDSRFVGGSPAPGRSATLSKRRLERQLADWGWRGRVEGPDSLRLATPGVILDTRALRAAVGAELTTRLDSLGLRLDGESVDGWPEPLCCATSRVRWTLTLPPTPPRASGVARLSLEDAAGFASEVALRFRCARPVQVGVATLSQPRGATLSAWTLEERDAFAIDGEALDPAGLVGAQLREPLHPGDVITRRNVRPAPLVKSGREVEVRLVRGAVSVSLRGIARGDGALGDLVTVQPLDGGGAQRRYRVAGPGVVVPSYVPLSGGSS, encoded by the coding sequence GTGACCCGACGCCTCGCATTCGCCTGCCTTCTCGCCGTCTCGGTCGCCACGCACGCGTGGGGGGCCGAGGGCGGCAGGCTCGTCCTGCGCGCGCGGGTGGACTGCGGCGGGCCGAGCCTCACCCTGGGCGATCTGCTCGCGCAGGGCAGCGCGGGCGCGCTGGACTCGCGGTTCGTGGGGGGAAGTCCCGCGCCCGGGCGCAGCGCGACGTTGAGCAAGCGCCGCCTCGAACGTCAGCTCGCGGACTGGGGCTGGCGCGGCCGCGTCGAAGGTCCCGACAGTCTGCGGCTGGCCACGCCGGGCGTCATCCTCGACACGCGCGCGCTGAGGGCCGCCGTGGGCGCGGAGCTGACGACGCGGCTGGACTCCCTGGGCCTGCGCCTCGACGGCGAGTCGGTGGACGGCTGGCCCGAACCCCTTTGCTGCGCCACCTCGCGCGTGCGCTGGACGCTGACGCTGCCGCCGACGCCGCCGCGCGCGTCGGGCGTCGCGCGGCTGAGCCTGGAGGATGCGGCGGGCTTTGCGAGCGAAGTCGCGCTGCGCTTTCGCTGCGCGCGACCGGTGCAGGTCGGGGTGGCGACGCTGTCCCAGCCCCGCGGCGCCACGCTGAGCGCCTGGACGCTGGAGGAGCGCGACGCCTTCGCCATCGACGGCGAGGCCCTCGACCCCGCGGGGCTCGTGGGCGCGCAGCTGCGCGAGCCGCTTCACCCCGGCGACGTGATCACGCGGCGCAACGTGCGCCCGGCGCCGCTCGTCAAGAGTGGTCGCGAGGTGGAAGTGCGTCTGGTGCGCGGCGCCGTGAGCGTGAGCCTGCGCGGGATCGCCCGCGGCGACGGCGCGCTCGGCGACCTGGTCACCGTGCAGCCCCTCGACGGCGGCGGAGCCCAGCGGCGCTACCGCGTCGCGGGTCCCGGGGTCGTCGTGCCCAGCTACGTACCGCTTTCAGGAGGCAGTTCATGA
- the flgN gene encoding flagellar export chaperone FlgN produces the protein MSADELRRLEALLRNELEAWETLEARTREHHDALLAGEAAGVERTLRAQVGAVATAREHSEARVAVTRALGEALGEGTSCTLGRLLGALPDGDDALRRIQQALRASAERLGELNAANRRLSEHRLDLLQGDFAALQAMLAAATGGTDDGRPVEGSLLSLRA, from the coding sequence TTGAGCGCTGACGAACTGCGCCGCCTGGAGGCGCTGCTGCGAAACGAACTGGAGGCCTGGGAGACGCTCGAGGCGCGCACCCGGGAACACCACGACGCGCTGCTGGCCGGCGAGGCCGCGGGGGTGGAGCGAACGCTGCGCGCGCAGGTGGGCGCGGTGGCGACGGCGCGCGAGCACAGCGAGGCGCGCGTGGCCGTCACCCGCGCGCTGGGCGAGGCGCTGGGCGAGGGGACGAGCTGCACGCTCGGCCGTCTGCTGGGCGCGCTGCCCGACGGGGACGACGCGCTTCGACGCATCCAGCAGGCCCTGCGCGCGAGCGCGGAGCGGCTGGGCGAGCTGAATGCGGCCAACCGCCGCCTCAGCGAGCACCGTCTCGATCTGCTGCAGGGGGACTTCGCCGCCCTGCAGGCCATGCTGGCCGCCGCCACGGGCGGCACCGACGACGGGCGCCCCGTGGAGGGCAGCCTGCTGTCCTTGCGAGCCTAG
- a CDS encoding flagellar basal body L-ring protein FlgH, with amino-acid sequence MTMRSSVRQAGLALALLAGAAGARADALWDSNAGGSLFANVKAHQPGDLLTVLITENSSASSDAKTGTESKHDTAGGPGEGALNFIPLWGFSQKTTYDGKGNTTRKGQLSAVMSVRIVEELPGGMFRVEGHREIKRNGEIEEMSLTGIIRSRDIGPDNTINSSAIADAVIHYDGTGDVANGNEPGFLTRLINWFF; translated from the coding sequence ATGACGATGCGCAGTTCCGTCCGCCAGGCCGGTCTTGCACTCGCGCTGCTCGCCGGCGCCGCCGGCGCGCGCGCCGACGCGCTCTGGGACAGCAACGCGGGCGGGAGCCTCTTCGCCAACGTGAAGGCCCACCAGCCCGGCGACCTGCTGACCGTGCTCATCACCGAGAACAGCAGCGCCAGCAGCGACGCGAAGACCGGCACGGAGAGCAAGCACGACACGGCCGGCGGCCCGGGCGAGGGCGCGCTCAACTTCATCCCGCTCTGGGGCTTCAGCCAGAAGACCACCTACGACGGCAAGGGCAACACCACGCGCAAGGGACAGCTCAGCGCCGTGATGAGCGTGCGGATCGTCGAGGAGCTGCCGGGCGGGATGTTCCGGGTGGAAGGCCATCGCGAGATCAAGCGCAACGGCGAGATCGAGGAGATGAGCCTGACCGGCATCATCCGCAGCCGGGACATCGGGCCGGACAACACGATCAACTCGAGCGCCATCGCCGACGCGGTCATCCACTACGACGGCACCGGCGACGTGGCCAACGGCAACGAGCCCGGCTTTCTGACGCGGCTCATCAACTGGTTCTTCTAG